From the genome of Colletotrichum higginsianum IMI 349063 chromosome 4, whole genome shotgun sequence, one region includes:
- a CDS encoding Glycosyltransferase family 28 domain-containing protein, protein MTVVKNAEAGASFSAPPPPPRHSDLNLDQVDSQEVPDALVSDGFSLPSLESETMAPPAYGDLPNQLQFNQAGFEAGANVTGDGRVNININQSGSRLAEILAPTLRSQLLDDKRPQGPLPPAYIPPSLGGQPGQTPPPQLNLVIQIVGSRGDVQPFVALGKVLKDTYGHRVRIATHATFQNFVEENGLEFFCIGGDPAELMAFMVKNPGLMPGFDTLKSGEVSKRRRGIQEILLGCWRSCIEAGNGLGPPPKPHAKNEPLDEQYGIPGDPAQKPFVADAIIANPPSFAHIHIAEKMGIPLHLMFTMPWTPTRAFPHPLANIQSTNTDTVMTNYVSYALVEMMTWQGLGDVINRFREKALDLEPMSLIWAPGVLTRLRIPYTYCWSPALIPKPNDWGREIDISGFYFLNLASAFTPDPDLAAFLAAGPPPVYIGFGSIVVDDPNALTRMIFDAVHRTSVRALVSKGWGGLGAEDVGLPEGVFMLGNVPHDWLFKHVSAVCHHGGAGTTAAGIQAGKPTIIVPFFGDQPFWGAMVSRAGAGPDPIPYKELTGDKLAEAINFAIKPETQARAQELGHKIREEKGTDLGGKSFHDHLDTDELRCSIEPSRAAAWRVRRTKVRLSPMAAAVLVDRGLIKYSDLKLYRPKEYITEGQPWDPVSAVATSLVADLSNIGMAVADFPRELFKARSKGDKTPEPPATPSFPGGSSSSKKSIHESDGASLAPSTHASESSTQLGFMETGGSTPTLPLSPQPDTSSFAPSHTNSTSLSMTFSPADAGSIAPSETAPSENPSTAQSARPPNNPGKRSFRDSSPAVVGVDAAVAAGTSVSRIVTTGVKTPMNVCLGLARGFRNAPRLYNDDTVRPPEKVTDFASGVRIAAKEFGYGMFDGIGGLVTQPLKGAEKEGVPGLIKGFGKGIGGLIFKPASAVWSVPAYTMQGVHATLRNAFSTSVQNYIIASRMKQGQMEMEAAGMAEREDVVARWNNVKFDLKNFQAMKLKEQREKQRADGENPYMQGQSEKSLTPPVTGWSHTRKLSFEDRKQLHARKEAWKKGHVEALVPASRSDLSLPESTTTSVAEDEEFERAIRASVAETSRGNPEEDVAVEQAIRASVNHFRSSGTGIPDVQREKPMSNDRDAKNHDQDPFSSAELEITDEEYQQLIEKAIQQSMSLQAAGVHPGQGSQGDDEEFQRALEQSKIAQHRAPEDDEELKRILEESKQYHTKGPADDEEELKRAIEASEVAHREQLSKAAAARSEEDIVMEYVKKQSLAEEEFRRSASKGKEREVTDEDEDEDEDLKKAMEESLKLTGRQGGSSSFQ, encoded by the exons ATGACGGTCGTCAAGAATGCGGAAGCGGGCGCCAGCTtctctgcccctcccccgcctccgCGACACAGCGATCTGAACCTCGATCAAGTCGACAGCCAGGAGGTTCCCGACGCCCTCGTGTCCGATGGCTTCAGTCTGCCTTCTTTGGAGTCCGAGACCATGGCTCCGCCTGCCTATGGCGATCTTCCCAACCAGCTGCAGTTCAACCAGGCCGGCTTTGAAGCTGGCGCCAACGTCACCG GGGACGGTCGAGTCAATATCAACATCAATCAAAGCGGCAgccgcctcgccgagatcctcgcccCGACGCTACGCagccagctcctcgacgacaagcGCCCCCAAggccccctcccacccgcCTACATTCCCCCGAGTCTGGGAGGCCAGCCGGGTCAGACCCCTCCGCCACAGCTCAATCTCGTCATACAAATCGTTGGCTCGCGCGGCGATGTACAGCCCTTCGTCGCTCTTGGCAAGGTCCTCAAAGACACTTACGGCCATCGCGTGCGCATAGCCACGCACGCCACATTCCAAAATTTCGTTGAAGAGAACGGTCTTGAGTTCTTCTGCATCGGCGGTGATCCCGCCGAGCTTATGGCCTTCATGGTCAAAAACCCGGGATTGATGCCCGGCTTCGATACGCTCAAGAGCGGCGAGGTcagcaagcgtcggaggggCATCCAGGAGATCCTCCTCGGATGCTGGCGATCGTGTATCGAGGCTGGTAACGGGCTTggaccgccgccgaagccgcaTGCTAAGAACGAGCCCCTGGATGAGCAGTATGGGATACCTGGAGACCCGGCCCAAAAACCCTTCGTGGCGGATGCCATCATTGCGAACCCCCCGAGTTTTGCGCACATACACATCGCCGAGAAGATGGGCATCCCGCTGCATCTTATGTTCACCATGCCTTGGACGCCGACGCGCGCTTTCCCGCACCCTCTGGCCAACATTCAGTCAACAAACACTGATACCGTCATGACCAATTACGTTTCGTACGCCTTGGTCGAGATGATGACCTGGCAGGGCCTGGGCGACGTCATCAACCGCTTCCGAGAGAAGGCGCTGGACTTGGAGCCCATGTCGCTGATCTGGGCCCCTGGCGTGTTGACGAGACTCAGAATTCCGTACACATACTGCTGGTCGCCGGCACTCATTCCGAAGCCCAACGATTGGGGGCGTGAGATTGACATTTCCGGCTTCTACTTCTTGAACCTGGCCTCGGCGTTCACACCTGACCCTGATCTGGCTGCTTTTTTGGCCGCCGGCCCTCCTCCTGTTTACATCGGGTTCGGCTCCATCGTGGTGGACGACCCGAATGCTCTGACCCGTATGATCTTCGACGCCGTGCATCGCACTAGTGTACGGGCACTGGTGTCCAAGGGCTGGGGCGGTCTCGGCGCTGAGGATGTTGGACTCCCCGAAGGCGTCTTTATGCTGGGCAATGTACCGCATGACTGGCTTTTCAAGCATGTGTCGGCCGTATGTCaccacggcggcgccggcacgaCGGCAGCGGGTATCCAAGCTGGCAAGCCCACCATCATCGTACCCTTCTTTGGCGATCAGCCATTCTGGGGAGCCATGGTTTCGAGGGCTGGCGCTGGGCCGGATCCGATTCCCTACAAGGAACTCACGGGAGACAAGCttgccgaggccatcaactTTGCCATTAAGCCCGAAACCCAGGCAAGGGCGCAAGAGCTCGGTCACAAGATccgcgaggagaagggaacTGATTTGGGTGGAAAGAGTTTTCACGATCATTTGGACACTGATGAGCTAAGATGCTCCATCGAACCCAGTCGAGCAGCCGCTTGGCGCGTCAGGCGGACGAAAGTTCGACTGAGTCCCATGGCCGCTGCAGTTCTCGTAGACAGGGGTCTCATCAAATACTCTGACCTCAAGCT TTACCGACCCAAAGAGTACATCACGGAGGGCCAACCGTGGGATCCCGTTTCCGCGGTGGCAACCTCTCTTGTGGCAGACCTCAGCAACATTGGCATGGCCGTGGCGGATTTTCCTCGAGAGCTGTTTAAAGCCCGAAGCAAAGGGGACAAGACGCCCGAACCTCCTGCGACGCCATCGTTTCCGGGCGGATCGAGTTCTAGTAAGAAGTCAATTCATGAAAGTGACGGCGCATCGCTCGCCCCGAGCACGCACGCTTCGGAGTCGTCCACACAGCTGGGCTTCATGGAAACGGGCGGCTCTACGCCGACGCTTCCGCTTTCACCGCAACCCGACACATCATCCTTTGCGCCTTCACACACGAATTCCACCTCGCTCTCGATGACTTTCAGCCCGGCAGACGCCGGGTCGATAGCTCCTAGTGAGACGGCACCGTCAGAAAACCCATCGACAGCGCAGTCTGCGAGGCCGCCCAACAACCCAGGGAAACGGTCCTTCAGAGACTCCTCACCTGCAGTCGTAGgggtcgatgccgccgtggCAGCTGGCACCAGCGTCAGCCGCATCGTTACCACCGGCGTGAAGACGCCGATGAACGTTTGTCTCGGCCTGGCCAGGGGCTTCCGGAATGCTCCTCGCCTGTACAACGACGACACAGTTCGGCCGCCCGAGAAAGTGACAGACTTTGCCAGCGGCGTCAGAATCGCGGCAAAGGAATTTGGCTATGGCATGTTCGATGGAATTGGTGGGCTGGTGACGCAGCCTCTGAAGggggccgagaaggagggtgTCCCAGGTCTCATCAAAGGATTCGGCAAGGGCATCGGTGGTTTGATCTTCAAGCCCGCATCCG CTGTATGGTCTGTGCCGGCGTACACCATGCAAGGCGTCCACGCGACGCTGCGCAATGCGTTCTCTACCAGCGTCCAGAACTATATAATTGCATCCCGCATGAAGCAGGGACAGATGGAAATGGAAGCCGCAGGCATGGCCGAACGTGAAGACGTCGTTGCTCGGTGGAATAACGTCAAGTTCGATTTGAAGAACTTCCAGGCCATGAAGCTGAAGGAGCAGCGCGAGAAGCAGAGAGCAGACGGTGAAAACCCTTACATGCAGGGCCAATCAGAAAAGAGCCTCACGCCCCCAGTTACCGGTTGGTCTCACACAAGAAAGCTGTCCTTTGAGGACAGGAAGCAGCTGCACGCGCGTAAAGAGGCGTGGAAGAAGGGACACGTTGAGGCTCTCGTACCTGCGTCGAGGTCTGATCTGTCACTTCCCGAGAGCACCACGACCAGTgttgccgaagacgaggaatTCGAGCGCGCTATCCGCGCGTCTGTTGCCGAGACCTCACGTGGCAATCCAGAAGAAGACGTCGCGGTCGAGCAGGCCATCAGGGCCAGTGTCAACCACTTTCGTAGCAGCGGCACAGGGATCCCGGACGTTCAGCGTGAGAAGCCCATGTCGAACGACAGAGACGCGAAGAACCATGACCAGGACCCCTTTTCAAGTGCCGAATTGGAAATTACGGACGAGGAGTACCAGCAGCTTATCGAGAAGGCGATCCAGCAGAGTATGTCGCTGCAGGCTGCCGGTGTGCACCCGGGACAAGGCTCGCAAGGGGACGACGAAGAATTCCAGCGTGCTCTCGAGCAATCCAAGATTGCTCAGCACCGGGCACCCGAAGATGATGAGGAGCTGAAGCGCATACTGGAGGAATCAAAGCAATACCATACTAAGGGCCCGgcggatgacgaggaggaactGAAGAGGGCGATCGAGGCTTCTGAGGTCGCGCACCGGGAGCAGCTGAGCAAGGCCGCGGCAGCGCGGTCGGAGGAAGACATTGTGATGGAGTACGTGAAGAAGCAGAGCCTAGCGGAGGAGGAGTTTCGGCGGAGCGCGTCCAAGGGGAAGGAGCGAGAGGTTacggacgaagacgaagacgaagacgaagatcTCAAAAAGGCAATGGAGGAGAGTTTGAAGCTGACCGGGCGGCAGGGGGGATCGAGCTCTTTTCAATGA